A genomic stretch from Kogia breviceps isolate mKogBre1 chromosome 1, mKogBre1 haplotype 1, whole genome shotgun sequence includes:
- the NGF gene encoding beta-nerve growth factor — protein sequence MSMLFYTLITALWIGVQAEAHTQSNVPAGHAIPQAHWTNLQHSLDTALRRAHSGPAAAIAARVAGQTRKITVDPKLFKKRRLRSPRVLFSTQPPPVAADAQDLDLEASGAAPFNRTHRSKRSSSHPVFHRGEFSVCDSISVWVGDKATATDIKGKEVMVLGEVNINNSVFKQYFFETKCRDPNPVDSGCRGIDSKHWNSYCTTTHTFVKALTMDGKQAAWRFIRIDTACVCVLSRKAGRRA from the coding sequence ATGTCCATGTTGTTCTACACTCTGATCACAGCTCTTTGGATCGGTGTCCAGGCAGAAGCGCACACCCAGAGCAATGTCCCAGCAGGACACGCCATCCCCCAAGCCCACTGGACTAACCTTCAGCACTCCCTTGACACAGCCCTCCGCAGAGCCCACAGCGGCCCGGCAGCCGCGATAGCCGCCAGGGTGGCAGGGCAGACCCGCAAGATCACCGTGGAccccaaactttttaaaaagcggCGCCTGCGTTCACCCCGCGTGCTGTTTagcacccagcccccacctgtgGCCGCAGACGCTCAGGATCTGGACTTGGAGGCCAGCGGGGCCGCCCCCTTCAACAGGACTCACAGAAGCAAGCGGTCGTCGTCCCACCCTGTCTTCCACCGGGGGGAGTTCTCGGTGTGCGACAGCATCAGCGTGTGGGTGGGGGACAAGGCCACCGCCACGGACATCAAGGGCAAGGAGGTGATGGTGTTGGGAGAGGTGAACATCAACAACAGTGTATTCAAACAGTACTTTTTTGAGACCAAGTGCCGGGACCCCAATCCCGTCGACAGCGGATGCCGGGGCATCGACTCGAAGCACTGGAACTCATATTGTACCACGACCCACACCTTCGTCAAGGCGCTGACCATGGATGGCAAGCAGGCTGCCTGGAGGTTCATCCGGATCGACACGGCCTGCGTGTGTGTGCTCAGCAGGAAAGCTGGGAGGAGAGCCTGA